From a region of the Mycobacterium sp. SMC-8 genome:
- a CDS encoding TetR/AcrR family transcriptional regulator — MMSIRNSDASVEQRILDAAAECILAFGVERTTMTEIARRARVSRPTIYRRWPDIRWVIAELLTVRIAGVLEAIPDRGADREATVGRVVAVADHLRADVIVQSVIRNAPGLAMTYIADRLGTSQQILIDALAEAIKAGQDDGSIRAGDPRGMAAMCLLITQSTIQSAQMVAELLDNDALNRELALSLNGYLKP, encoded by the coding sequence ATGATGTCAATCCGTAACTCTGATGCGAGCGTCGAGCAGCGAATCCTCGACGCCGCTGCCGAGTGCATCCTGGCTTTCGGGGTGGAACGGACGACCATGACCGAGATCGCGCGCAGGGCCCGGGTGAGCCGGCCGACGATCTACCGGCGGTGGCCCGACATCCGCTGGGTGATCGCCGAACTGCTCACCGTGCGCATCGCCGGCGTTCTGGAGGCGATCCCGGACCGCGGAGCCGACCGGGAGGCGACGGTGGGACGCGTCGTGGCCGTGGCAGACCATTTGCGCGCCGACGTGATCGTGCAGTCGGTGATCCGCAACGCGCCGGGCCTGGCGATGACCTACATCGCCGACCGACTCGGCACCAGCCAGCAGATTCTCATCGACGCACTGGCCGAGGCGATCAAAGCCGGTCAGGACGACGGCAGTATCCGGGCCGGGGATCCGCGCGGGATGGCCGCGATGTGCCTGCTGATCACCCAGTCGACGATCCAGTCGGCGCAGATGGTCGCCGAGTTGCTGGACAACGACGCACTCAACCGCGAGCTGGCACTCTCTCTGAACGGATATCTGAAACCATGA
- a CDS encoding FAD-binding oxidoreductase, with translation MQWNAWGDPAAAKPLSPGIRSLLSQALGIDGDPVDEPTLEQVRLRPSALSRADRDGLAAIVGEENLILDDRERLLRAGGKSTLDLLRRRDFGVQDAPDAVLAPGGDDEIAELLRFCSDHSIAVVPFGGGTSVVGGLDPARGDFKAVVSVDLHRLAELHFLDEVSWEAELGAGLTGPDAERLLGERGFSLGHFPQSFCFATIGGFAATRSSGQDSAGYGRFDDMVRGLRAVTPAGVLDLGRAPASAAGPDLRQLLLGSEGSFGIITRVRVRVHPVPEATRFEAWSFPDFTTGADALRAVAQTGTGPTVIRLSDEAETGVNLATTESIGEQTSTGGCLAITVFEGTEAHVASRHAETRDLLAAKGGTSLGEGPARAWEHGRFNAPYLRDALLSAGALCETLETATNWSNVPAVKAAVTEALTSSLAQSGTPALVMCHISHVYPTGASLYFTVVAAQRGNPIEQWRTAKTAASDAMVRAGATITHHHAVGTDHRPWMRAEVGDLGVTVLRAVKAALDPAGILNPGKLIP, from the coding sequence ATGCAGTGGAATGCGTGGGGCGACCCCGCGGCGGCCAAGCCCCTGTCCCCCGGTATCCGGTCCCTGCTCAGCCAGGCGCTCGGCATCGACGGCGATCCTGTCGACGAACCCACCCTCGAGCAGGTTCGGTTGCGTCCGTCGGCGCTCTCCCGGGCCGACCGGGACGGTCTCGCCGCGATCGTCGGCGAAGAAAACCTGATTCTCGACGACCGCGAACGCCTTCTGCGCGCCGGCGGCAAGTCGACCTTGGATCTGTTGCGGCGCAGAGATTTCGGAGTGCAGGACGCCCCGGACGCGGTGCTGGCGCCCGGCGGCGACGACGAGATCGCCGAACTCCTGCGGTTCTGCTCGGACCACAGTATCGCGGTCGTCCCCTTCGGCGGCGGCACGAGCGTCGTCGGCGGCCTCGACCCCGCCCGGGGCGACTTCAAAGCCGTGGTGTCGGTGGATCTGCATCGACTCGCCGAGCTGCACTTCCTGGACGAGGTCTCCTGGGAAGCCGAACTCGGGGCGGGCCTGACCGGGCCCGACGCCGAGCGGTTGCTCGGCGAGCGCGGCTTCTCGCTGGGACATTTCCCGCAGAGCTTCTGCTTCGCGACCATCGGCGGATTCGCTGCGACCCGCTCGTCAGGTCAGGATTCGGCCGGCTACGGACGTTTCGACGACATGGTGCGCGGGTTGCGTGCCGTCACGCCGGCCGGCGTCCTCGACCTCGGGCGGGCGCCGGCTTCGGCAGCAGGCCCGGACCTGCGTCAGCTGCTGCTCGGGTCGGAGGGCAGCTTCGGGATCATCACCCGCGTCCGCGTGCGGGTGCATCCGGTGCCGGAGGCCACCCGGTTCGAGGCGTGGTCGTTCCCCGATTTCACCACCGGCGCCGACGCGCTGCGCGCCGTCGCCCAGACCGGTACCGGACCGACCGTGATCCGGCTCTCCGACGAGGCCGAGACGGGGGTCAACCTCGCCACCACCGAAAGCATCGGCGAGCAGACAAGCACCGGCGGCTGCCTGGCGATCACGGTGTTCGAGGGCACCGAGGCCCACGTCGCGAGCAGACATGCCGAGACCCGGGACCTGTTGGCCGCCAAGGGCGGTACGTCGCTGGGCGAAGGCCCGGCACGCGCCTGGGAACACGGCCGGTTCAACGCGCCGTACCTGCGCGACGCGCTGCTGTCGGCCGGGGCGCTGTGCGAGACGCTGGAGACCGCGACCAACTGGTCCAACGTGCCGGCGGTCAAGGCGGCCGTCACCGAGGCGCTGACGAGCTCGCTGGCCCAATCCGGTACGCCCGCGCTGGTGATGTGCCACATTTCGCATGTGTATCCGACGGGCGCGTCGCTGTACTTCACCGTGGTCGCCGCGCAGCGCGGAAATCCGATCGAGCAGTGGCGCACGGCCAAGACCGCCGCGTCCGACGCGATGGTGCGCGCCGGGGCCACCATCACCCATCACCACGCCGTCGGCACCGATCACCGGCCGTGGATGCGCGCCGAGGTCGGCGATCTCGGCGTGACGGTGCTGCGGGCTGTCAAGGCCGCCCTCGACCCGGCTGGAATCCTCAACCCGGGCAAGCTGATTCCGTGA
- a CDS encoding diacylglycerol kinase yields MTRSRVTVLTNPASGHGSAPHAAERAITRLHHRGVDVVAIAGRDSAHARQLVEGALERGMDALVVVGGDGIISLALQVLAQSGIPLGIVPAGTGNDHAREFGIPTRDPEAAADVVVDGIVDTVDLGRIRGADGTDRWFGTVMAAGFDSLVTDRTNRMRWPHGRMRYNLAMVAEISKLRLLPFRLSFDGREVDADLTLAAFGNTRSYGGGMKICPDADPRDGLLDVTMVASASRTRLIRLFPTVFKGTHVHLDEVSTARARTVTVACPGINAYADGEYVCPLPVEVSAAPGALQILRPG; encoded by the coding sequence GTGACCCGCTCCCGGGTCACGGTGCTGACCAACCCGGCCTCGGGGCACGGCAGCGCCCCGCACGCCGCCGAACGCGCGATCACCAGACTCCACCACCGCGGTGTCGACGTCGTCGCGATCGCCGGCCGCGACTCCGCCCACGCCCGGCAGCTGGTCGAAGGAGCGCTCGAGCGCGGCATGGACGCGCTGGTGGTCGTCGGCGGGGACGGCATCATCTCACTGGCACTGCAGGTGCTCGCGCAGTCCGGCATCCCCCTCGGCATCGTCCCGGCCGGCACAGGCAACGACCATGCCCGCGAGTTCGGCATTCCGACCAGAGACCCGGAGGCGGCGGCCGACGTCGTCGTCGACGGCATCGTCGACACCGTGGACCTCGGCCGTATCCGCGGTGCCGACGGCACCGACCGCTGGTTCGGCACCGTGATGGCCGCCGGCTTCGACTCGCTGGTCACCGACCGCACCAACCGAATGCGCTGGCCGCACGGCCGGATGCGCTACAACCTCGCGATGGTCGCGGAGATCTCGAAGCTGCGACTGCTCCCGTTCCGGCTGAGCTTCGACGGCCGAGAGGTGGACGCCGATCTGACGCTGGCGGCGTTCGGCAACACCCGAAGTTACGGGGGCGGGATGAAGATCTGTCCGGACGCGGACCCGCGCGATGGCCTGCTGGACGTGACCATGGTGGCGTCCGCGTCGCGGACCAGGCTGATCCGGCTTTTTCCCACCGTGTTCAAAGGCACCCACGTACACCTCGACGAGGTGAGCACCGCCCGGGCCCGGACCGTCACGGTGGCCTGTCCCGGTATCAATGCCTACGCCGACGGTGAGTACGTTTGCCCGCTGCCCGTGGAGGTGTCGGCGGCGCCGGGCGCGCTGCAGATCCTGCGACCCGGCTAA
- a CDS encoding DUF3145 domain-containing protein, which produces MRAANQFADATTGVVYIHASPAAVCPHVEWALSSTLNARANLKWTPQPAMPGQLRAVTNWVGPVGTGAALANALRSWSVLRFEVTEDPSHGVDGHRWCHTPQLGLWSGAMSANGDVMVGEMRLRALMASGADVLAAELDSVLGTAWDDALEAYRDGGEGAEVSWLSRGVG; this is translated from the coding sequence ATGCGTGCAGCGAACCAATTCGCCGACGCGACGACGGGCGTGGTGTACATCCACGCGTCGCCCGCGGCGGTGTGCCCGCATGTCGAGTGGGCGTTGTCGTCGACCCTCAATGCGAGGGCGAATCTGAAGTGGACCCCGCAGCCGGCCATGCCCGGTCAACTGCGCGCCGTCACCAACTGGGTCGGTCCGGTCGGCACCGGCGCCGCGCTGGCGAACGCGCTGCGGTCGTGGTCGGTGCTGCGCTTCGAGGTGACCGAGGATCCCAGCCACGGTGTCGACGGGCACCGCTGGTGCCACACGCCGCAGCTCGGGCTGTGGAGCGGCGCGATGAGCGCCAACGGCGACGTGATGGTCGGCGAGATGAGATTGCGCGCGCTGATGGCGTCGGGCGCCGACGTGCTCGCCGCCGAGCTGGACTCGGTGCTGGGCACCGCGTGGGACGATGCGCTGGAGGCATACCGCGACGGCGGCGAGGGCGCCGAGGTCAGCTGGCTCAGCAGGGGCGTGGGTTAG
- a CDS encoding serine hydrolase → MSALEVLSDWPVPTAAAAVVGPSGVLARHGDTGHRFALASVTKLLVARAAQVAVEEGAIELDGDAGPPGATVRHLLAHTAGYEMNSSKVIARPGTRRVYSNHGFTVLAQTLAAQSSIPFPAYLAESVFAPLRMGDTTLDGGIEAAGYGVTSTVDDLVAFAGELLTPALVSGQMHREATSVQFPGRDGVLPGFGVQRPNDWGLGFEIRGGKSPHWTGAGNSPRTYGHFGQTGTFLWVDPDAALALVVLTDRRFGEWAHPVMPALSDEVLREYGPD, encoded by the coding sequence ATGAGCGCACTCGAGGTCCTGAGCGACTGGCCGGTCCCCACTGCCGCTGCCGCGGTGGTGGGGCCGTCCGGTGTATTGGCCCGCCACGGCGACACCGGCCACCGGTTCGCGCTGGCCTCGGTGACCAAACTGCTGGTGGCCCGTGCCGCGCAGGTCGCCGTCGAGGAAGGGGCGATCGAACTCGACGGCGACGCCGGCCCGCCGGGCGCGACGGTGCGACACCTGCTGGCCCACACCGCCGGCTACGAGATGAACTCGTCGAAGGTGATCGCGCGGCCCGGCACGCGACGGGTCTACTCCAATCACGGTTTCACCGTGCTCGCCCAGACCCTCGCCGCGCAGTCGTCGATCCCATTCCCCGCCTACCTGGCCGAGTCCGTCTTCGCGCCGTTGCGAATGGGCGACACCACCCTCGACGGCGGGATCGAGGCCGCCGGTTACGGGGTCACCTCCACCGTCGACGATCTGGTGGCGTTCGCCGGCGAGCTGCTCACGCCCGCGCTCGTGTCCGGTCAGATGCACCGTGAGGCGACCAGCGTGCAGTTCCCGGGTCGCGACGGTGTGTTGCCGGGCTTCGGCGTGCAGCGTCCCAACGACTGGGGACTGGGTTTCGAGATCCGCGGCGGCAAATCGCCGCACTGGACCGGGGCCGGCAACTCGCCCCGTACCTACGGTCATTTCGGTCAGACCGGCACGTTCCTGTGGGTCGATCCGGACGCCGCATTGGCGCTGGTCGTGCTCACCGACCGCCGCTTCGGGGAGTGGGCGCACCCGGTGATGCCCGCACTGTCTGATGAAGTCCTAAGAGAGTACGGGCCGGACTAG
- a CDS encoding class I SAM-dependent methyltransferase yields the protein MTTLNENPAIAAETTEGFAGRVVGSIDAASIAILLSIGHQTRLFDTMSDLPPATSTQIADAAGLDERYVREWLGGVTAGRIVDYDAAAQTYSLPPHRAAVLTRTAGPDNLARVAQFIPLLGEVEQKVIDCFRHGGGLSYAEYPRFHTLMAEESGEVFDAALIDVILPMAEGVPQRLRDGADVADFGCGSGHAVNVMAAAFPASRFVGLDFSAEGLAAGAAEAQRLGLTNATFTPTDVADYDATEAFDVITAFDAIHDQAHPGRVLANIHRALRPGGTFLMVDIKSSSRVEDNVGVPFAAYLYTVSTMHCMSVSLGLGGDGLGTCWGRELATSMLTDAGFGDVQVREIESDPINFYYIATK from the coding sequence ATGACCACACTGAATGAGAATCCGGCGATCGCCGCCGAGACCACTGAGGGATTCGCCGGACGCGTCGTCGGCTCCATCGACGCCGCCAGCATCGCGATCCTGCTGTCGATCGGCCACCAGACCCGGCTGTTCGACACGATGTCTGACCTGCCGCCGGCCACCAGCACCCAGATCGCCGACGCGGCCGGACTCGACGAACGCTACGTCCGGGAGTGGCTCGGCGGTGTGACGGCCGGCCGGATCGTCGACTATGACGCGGCCGCGCAGACCTATTCGCTGCCGCCGCACCGCGCGGCGGTGCTCACCCGCACCGCCGGCCCGGACAACCTCGCGCGCGTCGCACAGTTCATCCCGCTGCTCGGCGAGGTCGAGCAGAAGGTCATCGACTGCTTCCGTCACGGCGGCGGGCTGTCCTACGCCGAATATCCGCGCTTCCACACCCTGATGGCCGAGGAGAGCGGAGAGGTTTTCGACGCCGCGCTGATCGACGTGATCCTGCCGATGGCCGAGGGAGTTCCGCAGCGCCTGCGCGACGGTGCCGACGTGGCCGACTTCGGTTGCGGCAGCGGCCATGCCGTCAACGTGATGGCGGCGGCGTTCCCGGCCAGCCGCTTCGTCGGTCTCGACTTCTCCGCCGAGGGACTGGCCGCCGGCGCGGCCGAGGCGCAGCGGCTGGGGCTCACGAACGCCACGTTCACGCCCACCGACGTCGCCGACTACGACGCGACCGAGGCGTTCGATGTCATCACCGCGTTCGACGCGATCCACGATCAGGCCCACCCGGGCCGGGTGCTGGCCAACATCCACCGCGCGCTGCGGCCGGGCGGGACGTTCCTGATGGTCGACATCAAGTCGTCGAGCCGGGTCGAGGACAACGTCGGGGTGCCGTTCGCCGCGTACCTGTACACCGTGTCGACCATGCACTGCATGAGCGTGTCGCTCGGGCTCGGCGGTGACGGGCTCGGCACCTGCTGGGGTCGGGAGCTGGCGACGTCGATGCTGACCGACGCCGGGTTCGGCGATGTGCAGGTCCGCGAGATCGAGTCGGATCCGATTAACTTCTACTACATCGCCACGAAATAG
- a CDS encoding LuxR C-terminal-related transcriptional regulator → MLTDSRLDLLSAAREAHRRRDWAASYEAFERAGRHAPLPTDDLDAFAFAAWRLGHIKESSRAAERVFTELTRTDPNAAAMKANDLALAWLVRGDLNIGQGWMSRARRLLAAAEESVAHGYLAYLDAVVAAMTYDLDALAEHVRALRAMSERLDAPAVTALGLIAAGIEAIVHARTTDGYALIDEAMLPLLADQVPIEWAGDIYCIVLHHCHKLADLPRMRSWTQSMERCCGVSGSVPYGGVCDVHRLQVQAAAGDYRELEERLGTASRALADVNSWAAAEGYYQLGEVRRLKGELDGAARAFAQARALGLDPQPGEALLACRRGDHAGAWTSIRIALAGSDRLSRVPLLRAAVEIALGRDALDEAESYCRELETDAVAFGTPGFLAWSAHARGAVAVRRGAFGQALGHLQIALREYRLAQSRYETAEVYEWMALARRGLGDHDGAAADAATADAIYAQLGVESAGICGAPAPGGLTRRELDVLTRIAHGATNRQVAQQLQLSDKTVGRHLANIYAKLGVNTRTAAASWAFQHGVATDDR, encoded by the coding sequence ATGCTCACCGACAGCCGACTCGACCTGCTGTCTGCCGCCCGCGAAGCGCACCGGCGGCGGGACTGGGCCGCGAGCTACGAGGCGTTCGAACGGGCCGGGCGGCACGCGCCGCTGCCCACCGACGACCTCGACGCGTTCGCGTTCGCGGCCTGGCGGCTGGGGCACATCAAGGAGTCCAGCCGTGCCGCGGAGCGGGTGTTCACCGAGCTGACCCGCACCGACCCGAATGCCGCCGCGATGAAGGCCAACGACCTGGCACTGGCGTGGCTCGTGCGCGGCGACCTCAACATCGGGCAGGGCTGGATGAGCCGGGCGCGCAGGCTGCTGGCCGCCGCCGAGGAGAGTGTGGCCCACGGCTACCTGGCCTATCTGGACGCCGTCGTCGCGGCGATGACCTACGACCTGGACGCGCTGGCGGAGCACGTGCGGGCGCTGCGGGCGATGAGCGAGCGCCTCGACGCACCCGCGGTGACCGCGCTCGGGCTGATCGCCGCCGGTATCGAAGCGATTGTGCACGCGCGCACCACCGACGGATACGCGCTGATCGACGAGGCGATGCTGCCGCTGCTGGCCGACCAGGTGCCGATCGAGTGGGCCGGAGACATCTACTGCATCGTGCTCCACCACTGCCACAAACTCGCAGATCTGCCCAGGATGCGCTCGTGGACCCAGTCGATGGAGCGGTGTTGCGGGGTGTCGGGATCGGTGCCCTACGGCGGCGTGTGCGATGTGCACCGGCTCCAGGTGCAGGCGGCCGCGGGCGACTACCGGGAGCTCGAGGAGCGGCTGGGTACGGCGAGCCGTGCGCTTGCGGACGTCAACTCGTGGGCCGCCGCCGAGGGCTACTACCAGCTCGGCGAAGTGCGTCGTCTCAAAGGTGAGTTAGACGGTGCGGCAAGGGCTTTCGCGCAGGCGCGGGCGCTCGGCCTGGACCCGCAACCCGGTGAGGCGTTGCTGGCGTGCCGGCGCGGTGACCACGCAGGGGCGTGGACCTCGATCCGCATCGCGCTGGCGGGCAGTGACCGGTTGTCCCGGGTGCCGCTGTTGCGCGCCGCGGTCGAGATCGCGTTGGGCCGGGACGCGCTCGACGAGGCCGAAAGCTATTGCCGGGAACTGGAAACCGATGCGGTCGCATTCGGCACGCCGGGCTTCCTGGCCTGGTCCGCCCACGCCCGCGGTGCCGTGGCGGTGCGTCGCGGAGCGTTCGGCCAGGCGCTGGGACATCTGCAGATCGCGTTGCGCGAGTACCGCCTTGCGCAGTCCCGGTACGAGACGGCCGAAGTGTACGAGTGGATGGCGCTGGCGCGGCGGGGGCTCGGTGACCACGACGGGGCCGCGGCCGATGCGGCGACCGCTGACGCCATCTACGCGCAGCTCGGCGTCGAATCCGCCGGCATCTGCGGAGCGCCGGCCCCGGGTGGACTGACCCGCCGGGAACTCGACGTGCTGACCAGGATCGCCCATGGCGCCACCAACCGGCAGGTCGCCCAGCAGCTGCAGCTGTCCGACAAGACGGTGGGCCGACATCTGGCCAACATCTACGCCAAGCTCGGGGTGAACACCCGCACCGCGGCGGCCAGCTGGGCGTTCCAGCACGGCGTGGCGACCGATGACCGCTGA
- a CDS encoding dioxygenase yields the protein MSDRMPVAFLSHGAPPLVDDALWVSQLADWAARLPAPSAILVVSAHWEAAPLTIGSTDPRTPLTYDFWGLPERYYDVTYDAPGAQDVAAAVAKLMPSTEPVHHDPDRRLDHGAYVPLTVMYPAADVPVLQISLPTLDPERLLHLGNRLRPLRDDGVLILGSGFTTHGLPFLDDPRPNAVPPGWSVEFDAWARERLAAGDVDALVDFRHQAPGMPYAHPTIEHFAPLFVALGASDDPGAAPKQVIDGYWMGLAKRSVELG from the coding sequence ATGTCCGACCGCATGCCCGTCGCATTCCTCTCCCACGGCGCCCCGCCGCTGGTGGACGACGCGCTGTGGGTGTCGCAACTGGCGGACTGGGCCGCCCGCCTGCCCGCCCCGTCGGCGATCCTCGTCGTCTCCGCGCACTGGGAGGCCGCGCCGCTGACCATCGGTTCGACCGATCCCCGCACGCCGCTGACCTACGACTTCTGGGGCTTACCCGAGCGCTACTACGACGTCACCTACGACGCGCCCGGGGCGCAGGACGTCGCGGCCGCCGTCGCGAAGTTGATGCCTTCCACCGAGCCTGTGCACCATGACCCCGACCGCCGGCTCGATCACGGCGCGTACGTCCCGCTGACGGTCATGTACCCGGCGGCCGACGTGCCGGTGCTGCAGATCTCGCTGCCCACCCTGGATCCGGAGCGGCTGCTGCATCTCGGGAACCGGCTGCGACCGTTGCGCGACGACGGTGTGCTGATCCTCGGGTCCGGCTTCACCACCCACGGTCTGCCGTTCCTCGACGACCCGAGGCCGAACGCGGTGCCGCCGGGCTGGTCGGTCGAGTTCGACGCGTGGGCCCGTGAGCGGCTGGCGGCCGGCGATGTGGACGCGCTCGTCGACTTCCGCCACCAGGCGCCGGGCATGCCGTACGCGCATCCGACGATCGAACACTTCGCTCCGCTGTTCGTCGCGCTCGGTGCGTCCGACGATCCCGGCGCGGCGCCGAAACAGGTGATCGACGGCTACTGGATGGGTCTGGCGAAACGGTCGGTCGAACTGGGCTGA